Sequence from the Maribellus comscasis genome:
GTGGTAGTAGAAGATCTGGAAAAATCGATTGACTTTTATACCAATATTATTGGGATGACAAAAACAGGCGAATTTTCTGTGACAAAAGAAAAATGTACCGAGCTGGGATTAACAGACAGCTACCAACTGGATGTAACGATTTTGAAGCTGGAAAACAGTGAGCGTTCGAACGAGTGGAAGCTGATGAGTTTGGGAACAAAAGCGAAACACCCGAAACAGAAATACATGAGTGACGATACCGGAATGCAGTACATCACTGTTTTTGTGAAACATTTGCTTCCCGTAATGAAAAGGGTTCAGGAAAACGGGATAAAGATTTTAAGCGGAAAACCATCGACACTTGATAATGGAAACAAATTTATTCTAATACAAGACCCTGATGGGACATTTATTGAAATTATTGGACCGGAATAAACAACATTCTAAATAACATTTTCTTAAAACATCTTCATTATTGATTTTCAAATCGTTGAAGATGTTTTTTATTTGAAATCGGTTTTAGCCGAATCCCAAACATTTATTTTTGCTAATTTCGAATAAAATTTCATTTTGTTCGAAACGCGTAGAAAAAATATGAGAAAGCAAAAAAGAACACAAGCAGAATACAGAACACTTTCGTTGGGAGAAGAAATCTTTAACAGCATTACACACGGAGTTGGAACCCTGCTGAGTATTGCTGCTCTGGTTATTTTGGTCGTTTTTGCAGCTATCAGGGGAAATACCTGGCATGTGGTGAGTTTCTCCATTTTTGGAAGTACATTGATTTTACTTTATCTGTCGTCAACACTTTACCACAGTTTTACAAAAGAAAAAATTAAAAATCTTTTTGCCCGATTTGATCACGCCGCTATTTTTCTTCTTATCGCGGGAACATATACCCCCTTTGTACTAACCACCATCCGCGGGCCACTGGGATGGACATTATTTGGCATTATATGGGGCCTGGCAATTGCTGGTGTGGTTATCCGTTCAATTTATCTTACACGTTTTCGCAAATTAATGGTAGGCATATACCTTTCTATGGGATGGATGTTTCTTATTGCCATCGTACCAATTGTAAAAAATCTACCGGGAAGCAGCATCGCTTTTCTTTTTATCGGCGGCGGCTGTTATTCGCTTGGTGTATTATTTTATACGTGGCGTAATTTAAAATACGGCCACGGAATATGGCATCTGTTTGTTTTGGCCGGAAGTATTATGCATTTCTTTTCAGTTCTCTACAGTTTAAACTAGAAATCAAATTCCGTTTTCTTAACAAAGGGGACACTTCTTCCCCATTTCACTATAATTTTCCGGGTTACATCAATTTAACTTTTCGAAATGAAGATAAGCTGCTTCCCAATCCAGTTTCGGTGATGGCGTATATTCTCCAACCTCAAACGAGTCGAAAATAATCTGCCGTATTTCTTCAAGAGAGCTAACAGCTCCGACAGCTTTTGCCTGTAACATTATATTCCCAATGGCTGTTGCTTCAGTTGGGCCTGCAAACACAGGAATTCCCAATGCATCGGCAGTAAGTTGGTTCAACATTTTGTTATTTGCTCCGCCTCCTATAATATGAAGTTTTTCAATTTTTTTCCCGGTTACCGATTCTATTTGTTTTATGGTAAACTTATATTTTAACACCAAACTATCGTATATACAACGGGCAATCTCGCCCCTGGTTTGAGGAATGTACTGGTTTGTTTTGGTGCAATATTCCTGTATCGCTTTGGGCATATTTCCCGGGTTCAAAAATAAAGGATCATCCGGATTGATATAACATTTAAAACTTTCAGCTTTGTTGCTCATGTCTACAATTTCCTGCCATTCCAGTTCTTTTTCTTCATCCCATATTCGCTTACACTCCTGGATAAGCCACATGCCCATAATATTTTTCAAAAAACGCGTGGTTCCCTCCACTCCACCTTCATTTGTAAAGTTCATTGTCAGCGTTTTTTCCGAAACCAGTGGCTCTTTGCTTTCAATTCCCAGCAACGACCAGGTACCTGAACTTAGATAAGCCCAGTTTCCTCCTTTTGCCGGCACCGAAACTACCGCCGACGCAGTATCGTGCGAAGCGACAGCAACACAGGGAATAGCATTACAACCTGTTTCTTCCTGAATTTCAGGAAGGACTTTTCCCAACACCGTACCCGGCTGAATAACTTCCTCCACTATATTACCCGGGATTCCAGCTGCCTCAAAAAGTTTGGATTCCCATTCTGCCTTACCCGGTTTTAATAATTGCGAAGTACTTGCAATTGTGTATTCTGTTTTTTTCTCACCAGTGAACAGGTAATTCAAAAAATCAGGAGAAAACAGCAAACTTTCTGCGACTTTTAAACCTGAATATTCTGTCTGAACAGATGAAAACAATTGGAATAGAGTATTAAACTGCATAAACTGAATTCCCGAAAGCAAATAGGTTTCTTTTTTAGACAGCACTTCAAAAAACTCCTCCATTGAATTGTCAGTTCTGTGATCGCGGTAAGCAAACGGAAGCCCAACCACCTGGCCTTCTTTGTTTAGTAGTGCGTAATCAACTCCCCATGTGTCTGTTCCGATTGATTCGGGTTGCACATTTTGTTCGTTTACGCATTTTTTCAATCCTGTCTTTAATTCTTCAAACAAACTAAAAATATTCCAGTAATACGTTCCGTGTATATGTAACATTTGATTTTTAAAACGATGTACTTCTACCAAATCCAATTTTTTATTTTCAAGAATTCCAAGGATTGCACGTCCGCTCGATGCACCAAGATCAAAAGCCAGAAAGTGTTGTTTGCTCATTTTACCGGTTTGTTTTTATTTGTTTTCCAAAATAATGATTTTTCACAAAAATGTGTGTCCTGTTCCTACCTGAAATAGCGTTTTAACTGTCACTTCCTATTTCAAATTAAATTTTAATAATTTAAATTTGTAATAATTAAAAATAAGCCGTATACTAAGACAAAACTGTATTTAATCCCAAAAAATTTAACAAATTATGAAAACGCTATGTAAGGTAATTCTGCTCTTTTTCTTTTCTGTTTTGGTTTTTCAGCCAGTTCACGGGCAAAATATTTTAAAAAGACTTAAACAAAAAGCCCAGGAAAAAATTGAAGAAAAAGTTGAGGAGCGGGCCGAAGAAAAGATGGATGAAAAAATTGACGAAAGCCTGGATAAGATTGAAGAGTCAATGGAGAAAAATGATAGTGAGACAGCTGGTTCTGAGGAATCTTCAGCTGACCGTAACGCGAAAATGCAGAATCGAATGCAAGGGATGCTGAAGGGAATGGGAATGTCGGGAGAACCTGTTCCTGTAGCTGACAATTACGAGTTTGATTACAAAATTCAAATGCACATAGAGTCATATGATAAGAAAGGCAAACAGGAAAGTACCGGTGAATTTATCACTCATCTAAACCCGAAAACCAAAAGTATGGCCTATGAATTTGTTTCCGGTGATATGGCAAAAGATGGACAGGGCATGTTTATCATCGACGCAGAAAACGATGCCATGATAATTTTAAATGATGAAAAAGGAGAAAAAACCGGTATTGTATATGGTATGGGCTCATTCTTTCAGACCATTGGAGAAACCTATGTTGACGAAGAACTGGAAGATACTCCGGATAATTATCTCGCAAATCCAAATGTAAAAAAAACCGGAAAAACAAAAAATATTGCCGGATATAAGTGCGAAGAGTATGTTTATACAGATGAAGAAAATAAAACAAAATCAAACATCTGGATTACCAAAGATTTAAAGATGAACACACAAGACTTTTTCAGCACGCTTTTTAAAACGAACCTGTACTCACACGGAATGGGTTGGGGGTATATGATGGAGGCTACTACAGAAAACCTGGAAAACGATGAAAAAACCACCATGCAGGTCACCGAAGTTGACAATAATTCAAATGTATCTTTTTCATTAGGAAATTATCAAATTACCAATCTCGGGTCGTTTACCATGCCTGTAACCGAAGAAGAAAAATAAATTTACTCCAACAATAATTAAAAAAGGCAGTTCAAATGAATGAACTGCCTTTTTTACTATTTTCTTGTTTTGTCCTTAACAGCTTTATTTAAGGTCAAAACGATCAAGATTCATTACTTTATCCCAGGCTGAAACAAAATCATTTACAAATTTTTCACCAGCATCTGCACAGCCGTAAACCTCAGCAAGTGCACGAAGTTCAGAATTTGAACCAAAAATAAGATCAACACGTGTTCCCGTCCACTTTTTCTCACCGGTGTTTCGGTCGCTGCCTTCAAATATGTCTGCATCTTTTGCAACGGGTTTCCAGCTTGTTCCCATATCCAATAGATTGACAAAAAAATCATTGCTGAGTGTTTCCGGTTTATTTGTGAAAACACCGTACTGTGACTTATCAAAATTGGTATTTAAAACCCGCATACCTCCCAGTAAGACTGTCATCTCAGGTGGAGTCAATGTTAACAATTGAGCCTTGTCAATCAACATCCGTTCTGCAGGCAGGGTATATTTCGCTTTTAAATAATTCCTGAACCCGTCAGCCAGGGGTTCAAGAACGGCAAAAGCATCTACATCAGTTTGTTCAGGCGACGCATCACTCCTCCCCGGAGAAAAGGGCACCGTAACATCATACCCTGCACTTTTTGCGCCTTTTTCAACGCCTGCACATCCTGCCAAAACAATAAGATCGGCCAGTGAGACTTTTTTGTCTCCGGATTGAGCATCATTAAATTCTTTTTGAACTCCTTCAAGCTCTCCCAACACTTTTCCTAACTGCGAAGGATTATTGACCTCCCAAAATTTCTGAGGCGCCAAACGAATACGAGCTCCATTTGCTCCACCTCGCTTGTCGGAACCACGGAAAGTTGATGCTGAAGCCCAGGCTGTAGATACCAATTCCGAAACGGACAAATCCAAAGTTTTTATTTTATCTTTCAATTCAATAATATCCTGTTCATTGATTAGTTCGTGTGTAACCGCAGGAATCGGATCTTGCCAGATCAAATCTTCTTCCGGTACCTCCGGGCCAAGATAACGTACTTTGGGCCCCATATCGCGGTGGGTTAATTTAAACCAGGCACGCGCGAAAGCATCAGCGAATTCATCAGGATTTTCATAAAACCGACGTGAAATTTTTTCGTATTCCGGATCAAAACGTAATGATAAATCAGTCGTTAACATGGTAGGGCGATGGCTCTTTGAAGGATCATGGGCATCGGGAATAACGTTGTCGGCACCTTTAGCGACCCACTGATGTGCGCCGGCCGGACTTTTTTCAAGCTCCCATTCATAAGCAAACAAATTTTCAAAAAAGTAATTGCTCCATTTTGTGGGTGTATTTGTCCAGGTTACTTCCAAACCGCTGGTAATCGTATCGCCGCCTTTCCCTGTTCCAAAACTGCTTTTCCAACCCAGTCCCTGTTCTTCAATAGGAGCAGCCTCCGGTTCCGGACCAACAAGTGCAGCATCGCCGGCACCATGTGTTTTTCCAAATGTATGACCTCCTGCTATGAGGGCCACTGTCTCTTCATCGTTCATCGCCATTCGGGCAAAAGTTTCACGAATATCCTTTGCAGCAGCAATAGGATCCGGATTTCCGTTGGGGCCTTCCGGATTCACATAAATTAATCCCATTTGAACTGCTGCCAGCGGGTCTTCCAAATCTCTGTCACCACTGTAACGCTCGTCATCCAGCCATGTAGTCTCAGCCCCCCAATACACATCCAATTCAGGTTCCCACACATCTTCGCGCCCCCCGGCAAAACCAAAAGTTTTAAATCCCATTGATTCCAATGCTACGTTTCCTGCGAGTATCATTAAATCTGCCCAGGATATTTTCTTTCCATATTTTTGTTTAATCGGCCAAATAAGCCTGCGTGCTTTGTCTAAACTAACGTTATCCGGCCAACTGTTCAGCGGGGCAAAACGCTGCTGACCAGCACCACCCCCTCCGCGGCCGTCACCTGTTCTGTACGTTCCGGCGCTATGCCATGCCATACGAATAAACAGTGGTCCGTAGTGACCAAAATCGGCTGGCCACCAATCTTTTGAATCTGTCATTAAATCCAGAAGATCTTTTTTTACAGTTGCCAAATCGAGAGTTTTAAATTCTTCAGCATAATTAAAACTTTCGCCCATCGGGTCAGAAAGAGAGGAATTCTGCCTAAGTATATTTAGATTTAATTGCTTAGGCCACCAGTCGCGGTTTGATGTTCCGCCACCAGCGCCGTGCTTTGCAGACGCACCGGTAACCGGACATTTACTTTCGTCATTCATGTCGTAAACTGATTTGTGAGGATTTGAGTTATTTTCCATACTTTATAGTTTTTGAGTGTTTTTCTTTTTCAAACAAATTTAAAATTAACAATATTTATAAATATTATACACCTATAATTATTTGTTATATAAATACAGCTGCTATCCTTTTAAGATACAAAATAATGACACCTATAACAAGACACAATAACAGCAAAAGATAAAATAGTTACGTAATGTTTTCAGCCAGAATATCCTTTCGCATAAATTCCTTACAAAAAAGGGTTGTATTCAAACAAAGAATCGTGTTAATTAAAAGTGTTAAAAAGATTTTTCATTGCGTGCAAAAATTAACACCGGACAAATCTGAATATTAAAAAAATCGTTCTTATGTTTATCTTTTTGAGA
This genomic interval carries:
- a CDS encoding DUF4412 domain-containing protein, which encodes MKTLCKVILLFFFSVLVFQPVHGQNILKRLKQKAQEKIEEKVEERAEEKMDEKIDESLDKIEESMEKNDSETAGSEESSADRNAKMQNRMQGMLKGMGMSGEPVPVADNYEFDYKIQMHIESYDKKGKQESTGEFITHLNPKTKSMAYEFVSGDMAKDGQGMFIIDAENDAMIILNDEKGEKTGIVYGMGSFFQTIGETYVDEELEDTPDNYLANPNVKKTGKTKNIAGYKCEEYVYTDEENKTKSNIWITKDLKMNTQDFFSTLFKTNLYSHGMGWGYMMEATTENLENDEKTTMQVTEVDNNSNVSFSLGNYQITNLGSFTMPVTEEEK
- a CDS encoding VOC family protein translates to MKNIFTFLLFAIWGLQLSAQMAPTDNKFSNPTISIGVVVEDLEKSIDFYTNIIGMTKTGEFSVTKEKCTELGLTDSYQLDVTILKLENSERSNEWKLMSLGTKAKHPKQKYMSDDTGMQYITVFVKHLLPVMKRVQENGIKILSGKPSTLDNGNKFILIQDPDGTFIEIIGPE
- the trhA gene encoding PAQR family membrane homeostasis protein TrhA, encoding MRKQKRTQAEYRTLSLGEEIFNSITHGVGTLLSIAALVILVVFAAIRGNTWHVVSFSIFGSTLILLYLSSTLYHSFTKEKIKNLFARFDHAAIFLLIAGTYTPFVLTTIRGPLGWTLFGIIWGLAIAGVVIRSIYLTRFRKLMVGIYLSMGWMFLIAIVPIVKNLPGSSIAFLFIGGGCYSLGVLFYTWRNLKYGHGIWHLFVLAGSIMHFFSVLYSLN
- the rhaB gene encoding rhamnulokinase; translation: MSKQHFLAFDLGASSGRAILGILENKKLDLVEVHRFKNQMLHIHGTYYWNIFSLFEELKTGLKKCVNEQNVQPESIGTDTWGVDYALLNKEGQVVGLPFAYRDHRTDNSMEEFFEVLSKKETYLLSGIQFMQFNTLFQLFSSVQTEYSGLKVAESLLFSPDFLNYLFTGEKKTEYTIASTSQLLKPGKAEWESKLFEAAGIPGNIVEEVIQPGTVLGKVLPEIQEETGCNAIPCVAVASHDTASAVVSVPAKGGNWAYLSSGTWSLLGIESKEPLVSEKTLTMNFTNEGGVEGTTRFLKNIMGMWLIQECKRIWDEEKELEWQEIVDMSNKAESFKCYINPDDPLFLNPGNMPKAIQEYCTKTNQYIPQTRGEIARCIYDSLVLKYKFTIKQIESVTGKKIEKLHIIGGGANNKMLNQLTADALGIPVFAGPTEATAIGNIMLQAKAVGAVSSLEEIRQIIFDSFEVGEYTPSPKLDWEAAYLHFEKLN
- the katG gene encoding catalase/peroxidase HPI; amino-acid sequence: MENNSNPHKSVYDMNDESKCPVTGASAKHGAGGGTSNRDWWPKQLNLNILRQNSSLSDPMGESFNYAEEFKTLDLATVKKDLLDLMTDSKDWWPADFGHYGPLFIRMAWHSAGTYRTGDGRGGGGAGQQRFAPLNSWPDNVSLDKARRLIWPIKQKYGKKISWADLMILAGNVALESMGFKTFGFAGGREDVWEPELDVYWGAETTWLDDERYSGDRDLEDPLAAVQMGLIYVNPEGPNGNPDPIAAAKDIRETFARMAMNDEETVALIAGGHTFGKTHGAGDAALVGPEPEAAPIEEQGLGWKSSFGTGKGGDTITSGLEVTWTNTPTKWSNYFFENLFAYEWELEKSPAGAHQWVAKGADNVIPDAHDPSKSHRPTMLTTDLSLRFDPEYEKISRRFYENPDEFADAFARAWFKLTHRDMGPKVRYLGPEVPEEDLIWQDPIPAVTHELINEQDIIELKDKIKTLDLSVSELVSTAWASASTFRGSDKRGGANGARIRLAPQKFWEVNNPSQLGKVLGELEGVQKEFNDAQSGDKKVSLADLIVLAGCAGVEKGAKSAGYDVTVPFSPGRSDASPEQTDVDAFAVLEPLADGFRNYLKAKYTLPAERMLIDKAQLLTLTPPEMTVLLGGMRVLNTNFDKSQYGVFTNKPETLSNDFFVNLLDMGTSWKPVAKDADIFEGSDRNTGEKKWTGTRVDLIFGSNSELRALAEVYGCADAGEKFVNDFVSAWDKVMNLDRFDLK